One window from the genome of Motacilla alba alba isolate MOTALB_02 unplaced genomic scaffold, Motacilla_alba_V1.0_pri HiC_scaffold_35, whole genome shotgun sequence encodes:
- the LOC119696756 gene encoding uncharacterized protein LOC119696756: MGSLLSRSVEIQISNNTRNITLRNPRTFFECGRCSKPPVPELFPGSSDTCHFAGSSPFWGVAGVLAYEADSFTLAIHFSNPMDYNKYSMELGLELSPGKAHLGKLETTYARMAHGTYSSSCPDTKFTRVILDQSHGTARLSHGPVRVMATMSSDTRATLKVVLQEERGSGAEAGREEPWDVKGDTSRRRENLRDLLRDLRESPGSTWTA; encoded by the exons ATGGGGTCGTTACTGAGCCGCTCTGTGGAGATCCAGATCTCCAACAACACCCGGAACATCACCCTGAGGAACCCCAG GACCTTCTTTGAGTGCGGCCGCTGCTCCAAGCCCCCCGTGCCAGAGCTGTTCCCTGGCTCCAGTGACACCTGCCACTTCGCAGGTAGCTCTCCCTTCTGGGGCGTGGCGGGGGTCCTGGCCTACGAGGCCGACTCCTTCACCTTGGCCATCCACTTCTCCAACCCCATGGACTACAACAAGTACTCCAtggagctgggcctggagctgtccccaggtAAAGCCCACCTGGGCAAGCTGGAGACCACCTACGCCCGCATGGCCCATGGAACCtactccagctcctgcccggACACCAAATTCACCCGCGTCATCCTAGACCAGAGCCACGGCACCGCGCGGCTGAGCCACGGCCCCGTCAGGGTGATGGCCACCATGTCCAGCGACACCAGAGCCACCCTCAAGGtggtgctgcaggaagagaggGGATCGGGGGCGGAAGCCGGGCGAGAGGAACCCTGGGATGTCAAGGGAGACACGtccaggaggagggagaacCTGCGGGACCTTCTTCGGGACCTCAGGGAGAGCCCTGGAAGCACCTGGACGGCCTGA